A genomic window from Methanobrevibacter sp. TLL-48-HuF1 includes:
- the psmA gene encoding archaeal proteasome endopeptidase complex subunit alpha has product MQPLQNAGYDRAITVFSPDGRLFQVEYAREAVKRGTTSIGIKCSEGIVLAVDKRTTSNLVEATSIEKIFKIDEHIGAATSGLVADARALVERARVEAQINKITYSEPIRVDSLSKKLCDMLQMYTQNGGVRPFGSALIIGGVYDGSCKLFETDPSGALIEYKATAIGSGRSAAMDIFEDQYKDDMNLNDAIKLALTAINEATEHETTANNVEIAVIKCDEEVYTKLSQEEVQTFIDEVVSKEESEE; this is encoded by the coding sequence ATGCAACCTTTACAAAATGCTGGTTATGACAGGGCAATTACTGTATTTAGCCCAGATGGAAGACTTTTCCAAGTAGAATATGCAAGAGAAGCTGTTAAAAGAGGAACCACTTCAATAGGAATTAAATGTTCTGAAGGTATTGTTTTAGCAGTTGATAAAAGAACTACTTCCAATTTAGTTGAAGCTACATCTATTGAAAAAATATTTAAAATAGATGAACATATTGGAGCAGCAACTTCAGGTCTTGTTGCTGATGCAAGAGCTTTAGTTGAAAGAGCAAGAGTAGAAGCTCAAATAAACAAAATCACCTACAGTGAACCTATTAGGGTAGATAGCTTATCTAAAAAATTATGTGATATGTTACAGATGTATACTCAAAACGGTGGAGTAAGGCCATTTGGTTCTGCTTTAATCATTGGTGGAGTATATGACGGTAGCTGCAAATTATTTGAAACGGACCCTAGTGGAGCATTAATTGAATATAAAGCAACTGCTATTGGATCAGGCAGATCTGCAGCTATGGATATCTTTGAAGATCAATATAAAGATGACATGAATTTAAATGATGCTATTAAGTTAGCATTAACAGCAATCAATGAAGCAACTGAACATGAAACTACTGCAAACAATGTTGAAATTGCTGTTATTAAATGTGATGAAGAAGTATACACTAAACTTTCTCAGGAAGAAGTACAAACTTTCATTGATGAAGTAGTATCTAAAGAAGAAAGTGAAGAATAA
- a CDS encoding Rpp14/Pop5 family protein has translation MKLKVLPPTLRKNNRYLALDVKVKSVISKDDLVNIVWNGCIRFFGENGTGNFSLWVMKFYELEKTDEYNHYQAILRCQREYVDEVRSSLALIYKYNGKDISVSTIGLSGTIKACQKFIEK, from the coding sequence ATGAAGCTTAAGGTTCTTCCCCCTACACTTAGGAAAAATAACCGCTATCTGGCATTAGATGTTAAAGTTAAAAGTGTTATTTCTAAAGATGATCTGGTTAATATTGTTTGGAACGGATGTATTCGCTTTTTTGGTGAAAACGGAACAGGCAATTTTAGTTTATGGGTTATGAAGTTTTATGAGCTTGAAAAAACAGATGAGTATAATCATTATCAGGCCATTCTTCGCTGCCAGAGGGAGTATGTTGATGAAGTAAGATCTTCTCTTGCTTTAATTTATAAATATAATGGAAAAGATATTTCAGTTTCCACTATCGGTTTATCCGGAACTATCAAGGCCTGTCAGAAATTTATTGAAAAATAA
- the rnp3 gene encoding ribonuclease P protein component 3: MFFDLNVKGNSYDNNLKLAMEASKYGWNHINFSYNQNKFMGALEFKEDLQDNLDINVNYTLEIDSNNVNDIRKIARKFRDKSSCISVIGGDLKVNRAVLENIQLDVLSRPYLKRYDSGINQVLAKEALKNNVAIEICFIDILKSYLTHRAKTIANIKDIISLHRKFDFPLILSSRAESVFDIKTTKDFASVFLSIGLTQREIDKSFITAKNILEFNKNRKNMILKGVREVNDEA; the protein is encoded by the coding sequence ATGTTTTTTGATTTAAATGTTAAAGGAAATAGCTATGATAATAATTTAAAATTAGCTATGGAAGCTTCAAAGTATGGCTGGAATCATATTAATTTTTCTTATAATCAAAATAAATTTATGGGAGCTTTGGAGTTTAAAGAGGATTTGCAGGATAATTTGGATATTAATGTAAATTATACTTTGGAAATAGATTCCAATAATGTTAATGATATTAGAAAAATAGCTAGAAAGTTTAGGGATAAATCATCTTGTATTAGTGTAATCGGTGGCGATTTAAAAGTAAATCGGGCTGTTTTGGAAAATATTCAATTGGATGTTTTATCAAGGCCTTATTTAAAAAGATATGATAGTGGCATTAATCAGGTTTTAGCTAAAGAAGCTTTGAAAAATAATGTAGCTATTGAAATTTGCTTTATAGATATTTTGAAATCTTATTTAACACATAGAGCTAAAACAATAGCTAATATTAAGGACATAATTTCATTACATAGAAAATTTGACTTTCCATTAATTTTATCTTCAAGAGCAGAGTCTGTTTTTGATATTAAGACAACTAAGGATTTCGCTTCAGTGTTTCTTTCAATTGGACTAACTCAAAGGGAAATTGATAAATCATTCATAACAGCTAAAAACATTTTGGAATTTAATAAAAACAGAAAAAACATGATTTTAAAAGGAGTTAGGGAGGTTAATGATGAAGCTTAA
- a CDS encoding zinc-ribbon domain-containing protein, with protein MFCPKCGKDLPDNSKFCKYCGSQIKNKGTLSHAPTSAGDDENGKNIIIIGLVALIVVLIIVFAAIGTGMFSGSNEEISSDASSSSSSVSGDSGVQSLSLSSFPVSEAPGLAQAIKNNGGNFPVNYKSLSLSKAQCLYILTKSVALIGQGDSGATISVGNPSYAPHPSGRDYSNSIAQANYVDMSNRFASWIDRNGQVPNYVGIYTGGVPDISPSKMLDIEIAILLQYGSTGTLPASVSV; from the coding sequence ATGTTTTGTCCTAAATGTGGAAAAGATTTACCTGACAATTCAAAATTTTGCAAATATTGTGGCAGTCAGATTAAAAATAAAGGAACTTTAAGTCATGCTCCAACATCTGCTGGAGATGATGAGAATGGTAAAAATATAATTATAATAGGTTTAGTTGCATTAATCGTTGTTTTGATTATTGTTTTTGCAGCTATCGGTACTGGAATGTTTAGCGGTTCTAATGAAGAGATTTCTTCAGATGCTTCTTCATCATCTTCTTCTGTAAGTGGTGATTCTGGAGTTCAGTCATTGTCTTTAAGCAGTTTTCCAGTTTCTGAAGCACCTGGGTTAGCACAGGCTATTAAAAATAATGGCGGCAATTTCCCGGTTAATTATAAGTCATTATCTTTATCTAAAGCACAGTGTCTGTATATTTTAACAAAATCAGTGGCTTTAATTGGTCAGGGAGATAGCGGAGCAACAATTTCTGTTGGAAATCCGTCTTATGCACCTCATCCTAGCGGTCGTGATTATTCAAATTCAATAGCTCAGGCTAATTATGTGGATATGTCTAACAGGTTCGCTTCCTGGATTGATAGAAACGGTCAGGTACCAAACTATGTCGGAATTTATACTGGTGGTGTTCCGGATATTTCACCATCTAAAATGTTGGATATTGAAATAGCTATTTTACTTCAATATGGAAGTACCGGTACCTTGCCGGCATCGGTTTCTGTTTAA
- a CDS encoding zinc ribbon domain-containing protein produces the protein MKCENCGFENNGKAKFCTRCGASLAQKNEVQTQQKDGNNTKYLIVGLTALIIVLICAIGYFAINLNDGGADQASDYSSDSSASSTSSVNESSSTSSSESSSSESGEWKLIGSYSGSGSGSQAVSVPAGKIMVKITAYPIKNYATNHLYVSGSNGQSAGVDWGSRSAVASRYDSLTYESSSSETFNIDYYETVSWSVEFYKYE, from the coding sequence ATGAAATGTGAAAATTGTGGATTTGAAAATAATGGAAAGGCTAAGTTTTGTACTCGGTGTGGTGCATCTTTAGCCCAAAAAAATGAAGTCCAAACTCAACAAAAAGATGGAAATAATACAAAATATTTGATTGTTGGTTTAACTGCACTTATTATAGTTCTTATATGTGCAATTGGTTATTTTGCAATAAATTTAAATGACGGAGGTGCAGATCAAGCAAGTGACTATTCTTCTGATAGTTCAGCTAGTTCCACATCTTCTGTTAATGAATCTAGTTCTACTTCAAGTTCCGAATCTAGTTCAAGTGAATCCGGTGAATGGAAATTAATCGGTTCATATTCAGGTTCCGGTTCAGGTTCTCAGGCTGTTAGTGTTCCAGCGGGTAAAATAATGGTTAAAATTACAGCATATCCTATTAAAAATTATGCTACTAATCATTTGTATGTTTCTGGTTCTAATGGTCAGTCAGCAGGTGTTGATTGGGGTTCTAGAAGTGCAGTTGCAAGCAGATATGATTCTCTTACATATGAATCATCATCTTCAGAAACTTTCAATATTGATTATTATGAAACTGTAAGCTGGTCTGTTGAATTCTATAAATATGAATGA
- a CDS encoding MATE family efflux transporter codes for MGNKNVEVMRGNPETAVKKLAIPIMISMLLTASYNIIDGIWIAGLGQEAIAGIGFITPIFMILNGVSVGLGSGATSSISRFIGAKNHEKASQSAAHSLLIFLVASIVLTIALLIIQEPLLKLYGASGESLAQGIKYGTPLFLGLFAFIFANGASGILRGEGDMKRAMYAVVVSVILNAILDPICIYILGWGSAGAAIATILSSVCSAVVILYWILVKKDTYVDVNLGEFKFDSSIAKDILKVGIPASMDMLVMSIAMSLYMIFISSIAGEFGIASFTSGQRLYLFAIMPLTAIGTAVTAVVGSSFGAKNGEYISRAHKFGAKFGIIFGTCVTIVLVVFATQLATIFAYTAETAHLVPEITRYLQIACLCLPLTGAGMASSFFYQGIGKGTISLSWTIIREVLFTVGATFFFGIYLDWGLIGIWAGLAIGRAAASILNYFYARYTIKGIRETLGN; via the coding sequence ATGGGTAATAAAAATGTTGAAGTAATGAGAGGTAATCCTGAAACAGCTGTTAAGAAATTGGCGATTCCAATTATGATTTCTATGCTTTTAACAGCATCCTATAATATTATTGACGGGATATGGATAGCAGGACTTGGTCAGGAAGCTATTGCAGGCATTGGTTTTATAACTCCAATTTTTATGATATTAAATGGGGTAAGTGTAGGACTTGGAAGTGGTGCAACAAGCAGCATAAGTCGTTTTATTGGAGCTAAAAATCATGAGAAAGCCAGTCAGTCAGCAGCACATTCTTTGCTGATTTTTTTAGTAGCTTCCATAGTTTTAACAATTGCATTATTGATTATTCAGGAACCTTTGCTTAAATTATACGGAGCAAGTGGCGAGTCATTAGCTCAGGGAATTAAATACGGAACTCCTTTATTTTTAGGTTTATTTGCTTTTATATTTGCAAATGGTGCAAGCGGTATCCTTCGTGGAGAAGGAGATATGAAAAGAGCAATGTATGCTGTTGTTGTTTCCGTAATATTAAATGCAATTTTAGATCCGATATGTATTTACATTTTAGGATGGGGATCAGCAGGAGCAGCTATTGCAACAATTTTAAGTTCAGTCTGTTCAGCTGTTGTTATATTGTACTGGATTTTAGTTAAAAAGGACACATATGTAGATGTTAATTTAGGTGAATTTAAATTTGATTCCAGCATAGCTAAAGATATTTTAAAAGTAGGTATTCCTGCATCAATGGATATGCTTGTAATGTCCATTGCAATGTCTTTGTATATGATATTTATTTCTTCAATTGCTGGAGAATTTGGAATAGCATCATTTACATCAGGTCAAAGATTATACTTGTTTGCAATAATGCCACTTACAGCTATTGGAACAGCAGTTACAGCAGTTGTAGGCAGTTCATTTGGAGCTAAAAACGGAGAGTATATTTCAAGGGCGCATAAATTCGGTGCAAAATTTGGAATAATATTTGGAACATGTGTAACTATTGTTTTAGTAGTTTTTGCAACTCAATTAGCCACTATATTTGCATATACTGCTGAAACTGCACATTTGGTTCCGGAAATAACCAGATATTTACAAATAGCCTGTCTTTGTCTACCTTTAACCGGTGCAGGAATGGCTTCAAGTTTCTTTTATCAGGGAATTGGAAAAGGAACAATCAGTTTATCATGGACAATTATAAGGGAAGTTCTTTTTACTGTCGGAGCTACATTTTTCTTTGGAATTTACTTAGACTGGGGATTAATTGGTATTTGGGCAGGATTGGCTATCGGACGTGCTGCTGCCAGTATCTTAAATTACTTCTATGCCAGATACACTATTAAGGGAATTAGAGAAACACTCGGAAACTAA
- a CDS encoding 2TM domain-containing protein, with translation MDEEILYKKAKSLVNKKVKFYRYLYGYIIVNVCLFFINLSEIHGNWTNLHQWWFLWVTVLWGVWLIFHYIKVFVLHDRFDDDWMEEKIQKEMDKMRK, from the coding sequence ATGGATGAAGAGATACTTTATAAAAAAGCTAAAAGCCTTGTTAATAAAAAAGTAAAATTTTACAGATACTTATACGGTTATATTATTGTAAATGTATGTTTATTTTTTATTAATCTTTCAGAAATTCATGGAAATTGGACTAATTTACACCAGTGGTGGTTTTTATGGGTAACTGTTCTTTGGGGTGTCTGGTTAATATTTCATTATATTAAAGTATTTGTTCTTCATGACAGATTTGACGATGATTGGATGGAAGAGAAAATTCAAAAAGAAATGGATAAAATGAGGAAATAG
- a CDS encoding MarR family winged helix-turn-helix transcriptional regulator: MGMGKEKDIFDDMSLILLMYNISQNGIKFARSKSKELTNLRDSYYLLKIYYSEIELSQEDLCDIFCQSKGTVAKTLRKLEDKGYIERIINKDNRRKYILKLTKKGEEVIPVLKREVDYWHNSVGLAKISDESMAVIRDVSRKSYNLVND, translated from the coding sequence ATGGGTATGGGTAAAGAAAAGGATATATTTGATGATATGTCTTTAATTTTATTGATGTACAATATATCTCAGAATGGAATTAAGTTTGCAAGGTCAAAATCAAAGGAACTGACTAATCTTCGTGATAGTTATTATCTGCTTAAAATTTATTATTCTGAAATTGAATTGTCACAGGAGGATCTCTGTGATATATTTTGTCAAAGTAAAGGAACTGTAGCTAAAACTCTTAGAAAATTAGAAGACAAAGGTTATATTGAAAGAATAATAAATAAGGATAATAGACGAAAATATATCTTAAAATTAACTAAAAAAGGAGAGGAAGTAATCCCTGTTTTAAAAAGAGAGGTGGATTACTGGCATAATTCAGTAGGACTTGCTAAAATAAGTGATGAATCTATGGCTGTAATACGGGATGTATCTAGAAAGAGTTACAATTTAGTAAATGACTGA
- a CDS encoding winged helix-turn-helix domain-containing protein — translation MSQKDDELLKLTSYVEISKYREKTLKSIGNNVKIPTNIAKDSGIRTNHISKVLSELKSKEIVECINEEARKGRLYRLTDTGKEVLESINEKEEEN, via the coding sequence ATGTCACAAAAAGATGACGAACTTTTGAAATTAACTTCATATGTTGAAATTTCAAAGTACAGAGAAAAAACCTTAAAATCTATTGGAAATAATGTTAAAATACCAACAAACATTGCAAAAGACAGCGGTATTAGAACAAACCATATTTCTAAAGTTTTAAGTGAACTTAAAAGTAAAGAAATCGTAGAATGTATAAATGAAGAAGCTAGAAAAGGAAGATTGTACAGATTAACTGATACAGGTAAAGAAGTATTGGAATCTATAAATGAAAAAGAGGAAGAAAACTGA
- a CDS encoding zinc ribbon domain-containing protein, which yields MKECDVCGTPNLKANNYCTHCGNRIAMDNICPFCGELNSDDSSYCSNCNKQIRPVSIDSFEKLFTDYNKLLLAKAEISDEDYNKLLSNIFKKLKFSKIVGHNPKEKILSIAEVFAECRPKARGEELGFEFGHVLYYDDRLDDSFQIATIIHELTHFLLFDIIESLLCDVFQVKQSSTLEGFVWYCLSNDLALMNEYCAHTVEGRFIPHGYQNYASFENLLEETTFDDEKIGILMVLGNTFAEEIIGQLEDYIDYDLREAIKLQYKKDLKNPDYKSIGYESMDSVKMDVKNQIIFNYLFDSFDEASDVNNRENLEFLKEGIKNRV from the coding sequence ATGAAAGAATGTGATGTATGTGGAACTCCTAATCTTAAAGCAAATAATTATTGCACTCACTGTGGAAATAGAATAGCTATGGATAATATCTGTCCATTTTGCGGGGAATTAAATTCAGATGATAGTAGCTATTGCAGTAATTGCAATAAGCAAATTCGTCCGGTATCTATTGATAGCTTTGAAAAGCTGTTTACTGATTATAATAAATTATTATTAGCTAAAGCTGAAATTTCTGATGAAGATTATAATAAATTATTATCAAATATTTTTAAGAAATTAAAATTTTCAAAGATTGTAGGTCATAATCCTAAAGAAAAAATATTAAGTATAGCAGAAGTATTTGCCGAATGTAGACCAAAGGCCAGAGGTGAAGAACTCGGATTCGAATTTGGTCATGTTTTGTATTATGATGACCGTTTGGATGATTCATTTCAGATAGCTACTATTATTCATGAATTGACTCATTTTTTATTGTTTGACATAATTGAAAGTTTGCTTTGTGATGTGTTTCAAGTAAAGCAGTCTTCTACATTAGAAGGTTTTGTCTGGTATTGTTTGTCTAATGATTTGGCTTTAATGAATGAATATTGTGCTCATACTGTTGAAGGAAGGTTTATTCCTCATGGATATCAAAATTATGCTTCTTTTGAGAATTTGCTTGAAGAAACAACTTTTGATGATGAAAAAATTGGGATTTTGATGGTGCTGGGCAATACTTTTGCCGAGGAAATAATTGGTCAGCTGGAAGATTATATAGATTATGATTTAAGGGAAGCTATTAAACTGCAATATAAAAAAGATTTAAAAAATCCGGATTATAAGTCTATAGGTTACGAGTCTATGGACTCTGTGAAAATGGATGTTAAAAATCAGATTATATTTAATTATTTATTTGATAGCTTTGATGAAGCTTCAGATGTTAATAATCGTGAAAATTTGGAATTTTTAAAGGAAGGTATTAAAAACAGGGTTTAA
- a CDS encoding zinc ribbon domain-containing protein yields MMCMGLQNYCGNCGKRLSLNEEYCRNCGARTAFTDNEDDYMFTLPIYDIGFFDLDIDFSPYIESTRKDFKYEICSCGYLNFKENDYCYHCGVKRTHSKLRRIFKSEPKPTFSFTTVTCECGHVNSKENLFCEMCGKKLVEDEETPLRDLYSNFEFECDYPIFCFCGQENDEFSQFCSNCGFPLDNFEKTNGNIQKLCFCSTLNDVTADFCVDCGIDLKNENKALICVCGTKNPISAKFCSSCDRQLNPKRFVKSKLVCSCGKIVDYDVEFCPNCGKNIKKAMNRKIKLSNAGKSIRNVFR; encoded by the coding sequence ATGATGTGTATGGGTTTACAAAATTATTGTGGCAATTGTGGCAAAAGATTATCCCTTAATGAAGAATACTGCAGGAATTGTGGAGCTAGAACAGCATTTACGGATAATGAAGATGATTATATGTTTACACTTCCAATTTATGACATCGGATTTTTTGATTTGGATATAGATTTTTCACCTTATATTGAAAGCACCAGAAAAGATTTTAAATATGAAATCTGTTCCTGCGGATATTTAAATTTTAAAGAAAATGATTACTGTTATCATTGTGGTGTTAAAAGAACACATAGTAAATTAAGAAGAATTTTTAAATCTGAACCAAAACCTACCTTTTCATTTACAACCGTTACCTGTGAATGCGGACATGTTAATTCTAAAGAAAACTTGTTTTGTGAAATGTGTGGGAAAAAATTAGTTGAAGATGAAGAAACTCCATTAAGAGATCTTTACAGTAATTTCGAATTTGAATGTGATTATCCTATTTTTTGTTTTTGCGGACAGGAAAATGATGAATTCAGTCAGTTTTGCAGTAACTGTGGATTTCCGTTAGATAATTTTGAAAAAACTAATGGAAATATTCAAAAATTATGTTTTTGCTCTACATTAAATGATGTTACTGCTGATTTCTGTGTTGACTGTGGAATTGACTTAAAAAATGAAAACAAAGCTTTAATTTGTGTTTGTGGAACTAAAAATCCAATATCTGCCAAATTTTGTAGCAGCTGCGACAGACAATTGAATCCAAAACGTTTTGTTAAATCTAAATTGGTTTGTAGTTGTGGAAAAATTGTAGATTATGATGTTGAATTTTGCCCTAATTGCGGTAAAAACATTAAAAAAGCCATGAATCGTAAAATTAAATTGTCAAATGCTGGAAAGTCTATAAGAAATGTTTTCAGATAA
- a CDS encoding zinc ribbon domain-containing protein gives MKYCPKCGFENANYAKFCVKCGNSFVDMDINTIKKHNSIMNSMYSKETSEISQKKKVNNTFNESHFKDNVHTKPTFKFKLFHIFDERKNKYRISKLRVILAMEAVFFFTVSVYISLFVDSEFFLSEFAVNPVVAILLLICVSIVIAGLFVIPTGIIGWILRRIYLYLTK, from the coding sequence ATGAAATATTGTCCTAAATGCGGTTTTGAAAATGCTAATTATGCCAAATTTTGTGTAAAATGCGGCAATTCTTTTGTTGACATGGACATTAATACAATTAAAAAACATAATTCAATTATGAATTCCATGTATTCAAAAGAAACAAGCGAAATTTCACAAAAGAAAAAGGTTAATAATACATTTAATGAATCACATTTTAAAGATAATGTGCATACTAAACCAACTTTTAAATTCAAATTGTTTCATATATTTGATGAGAGAAAAAATAAATACAGGATTAGCAAATTAAGAGTAATTTTAGCAATGGAAGCTGTTTTCTTTTTTACAGTTTCTGTTTATATTTCCTTATTTGTAGATTCTGAATTTTTTTTAAGTGAATTTGCGGTTAATCCTGTTGTTGCGATTTTGCTGTTGATATGTGTAAGTATAGTTATAGCAGGATTATTTGTAATTCCTACGGGGATTATAGGGTGGATTTTAAGAAGAATTTATCTTTATTTGACTAAATGA
- a CDS encoding DHH family phosphoesterase: protein MKKKCPKCRGTGSVVVDYKDCDSCGGTGYQDSFDVGNHFKGVNSNAKAKFDLGADQDIPCEVCHGKGQIEVFEECPNCHGSGQINVCNDCGKPISEKYDLCRDCHTKRKEDRMKRDKIRERENEVKDVYVLDALCQMRDMDRDRLYKGRVTRVEKYGAFVTLNNNVWGLMRGDISNYKVGDDVIVFITAIKSRERKIDLAPAYVKNYNIIKQTKSIPRTIISDLEEKMGKLVRVDGEVLQVQQTSGPTIFTITDESNITWVAAFDEAGVRAYPDIDVGDAVEVLGEVNQHGGKPQIESQSISKLEGEKKAKLQDLIEDALNKRAEPDDVDFLVKSDVLNRLKPKMREAAQKIRRAILDGRSILLRHHNDADGICSGVAMEKAIVPLVEQVNPSNDAQYYYFKRSPSKAPFYELEDVVKDLSFALEDKERHGQKLPLIVLLDNGSTEEDIVALMQAKIYDVEVVVIDHHSPGELLTKEEKDGEIIGGTVVVDEYVDTHVNPYLVGGDSQLTAGALATEVAHIINPEIKDLIKHLPAIAALGDHAECGEVYQYLELAAEKGFTKEHLAKIAECVDFEAYFLRFMNGRGIMDTILAVDNIDKHEKMIDALYKEYLKRVDTQLKAAIPNIEKAHFENGIYFNMIDVEKYAHKFTFPAPGKTCGFVHDSVVQELGEDKPIITLGHGPDFGVIRATDAVNEKFGFSVNNIVPKLAEMIPSAGIDGGGHECAGSIKYIEGLGEEVLDGFVNEIRNMSEL from the coding sequence TTGAAAAAAAAGTGTCCAAAATGTAGGGGAACAGGTTCTGTAGTTGTAGATTATAAAGACTGTGATAGCTGTGGCGGAACTGGTTACCAAGATTCCTTTGATGTAGGAAATCATTTTAAAGGAGTTAATAGTAATGCAAAAGCTAAATTTGATTTAGGGGCTGATCAGGATATTCCATGTGAAGTTTGTCATGGAAAAGGTCAAATTGAAGTTTTTGAAGAATGCCCTAATTGTCATGGTAGTGGTCAGATTAATGTATGTAATGACTGTGGAAAACCAATTAGCGAAAAATATGATTTATGTAGAGATTGCCACACTAAAAGGAAGGAAGATAGAATGAAACGTGATAAAATACGGGAGAGAGAAAATGAAGTTAAAGATGTTTATGTCTTAGATGCATTATGTCAAATGAGGGATATGGACAGAGACAGACTTTATAAAGGTAGAGTTACCCGTGTTGAAAAATATGGTGCTTTTGTAACATTAAATAATAATGTCTGGGGACTTATGAGAGGAGATATATCTAATTATAAAGTTGGAGATGATGTTATTGTATTTATAACAGCCATTAAATCAAGGGAAAGAAAAATTGATTTGGCTCCAGCATATGTTAAAAATTATAATATTATAAAACAGACAAAAAGCATTCCTAGAACTATCATATCTGATTTGGAAGAAAAAATGGGTAAATTGGTTCGTGTTGACGGTGAAGTCCTACAGGTTCAGCAAACTTCCGGTCCGACTATTTTTACAATTACTGATGAATCAAATATTACTTGGGTAGCTGCTTTTGATGAAGCAGGAGTCAGAGCATATCCTGATATTGATGTTGGAGATGCTGTAGAAGTTTTAGGTGAAGTTAATCAGCATGGTGGCAAACCTCAAATTGAATCTCAGTCTATTTCCAAATTGGAAGGTGAGAAAAAAGCCAAACTTCAGGATTTGATTGAAGATGCATTAAATAAAAGGGCAGAACCTGATGATGTTGATTTCCTGGTTAAAAGTGATGTTTTAAACAGATTGAAACCTAAAATGAGGGAAGCAGCTCAAAAGATTAGGAGAGCTATTTTAGATGGCAGATCTATTTTATTAAGACATCATAACGATGCAGATGGTATCTGTTCTGGAGTAGCTATGGAAAAAGCTATTGTTCCTCTTGTTGAACAGGTAAATCCAAGTAATGATGCCCAATATTATTATTTCAAAAGGTCTCCAAGTAAAGCTCCGTTTTATGAATTGGAAGATGTAGTTAAGGATTTGTCTTTTGCTCTTGAAGACAAAGAAAGACATGGCCAAAAATTGCCGTTAATTGTTTTACTGGATAATGGTTCTACAGAAGAGGATATTGTAGCTTTAATGCAGGCTAAAATTTATGATGTGGAAGTTGTAGTAATTGATCATCACTCTCCTGGAGAATTGCTTACTAAAGAGGAAAAAGATGGGGAAATTATTGGGGGAACTGTTGTTGTTGATGAATATGTTGATACTCATGTAAATCCTTATCTGGTTGGGGGAGATTCTCAGCTAACTGCAGGAGCACTGGCTACTGAAGTGGCACATATTATAAATCCTGAAATTAAAGATTTAATCAAACATCTTCCGGCTATTGCAGCTTTAGGAGATCATGCTGAATGTGGTGAAGTTTATCAGTATCTTGAATTGGCAGCAGAAAAAGGATTTACTAAAGAACATTTAGCTAAAATAGCTGAATGTGTTGACTTTGAAGCTTATTTCCTTAGGTTTATGAATGGTAGAGGAATTATGGATACTATTTTAGCTGTTGATAATATTGATAAGCATGAAAAAATGATTGATGCATTGTATAAAGAATATTTAAAACGTGTTGATACTCAACTTAAAGCAGCTATTCCTAATATTGAGAAAGCTCATTTTGAGAATGGTATTTACTTCAATATGATTGATGTTGAAAAATATGCTCATAAATTTACATTCCCTGCTCCTGGAAAAACCTGCGGTTTTGTTCATGATAGTGTTGTTCAGGAATTAGGTGAGGATAAACCAATTATAACTTTAGGACATGGTCCTGATTTTGGTGTAATAAGAGCTACGGATGCTGTTAATGAAAAATTTGGATTCAGTGTCAATAATATTGTTCCTAAACTAGCTGAAATGATACCTTCAGCAGGTATTGATGGAGGAGGCCATGAATGTGCCGGTTCTATAAAATACATTGAAGGTTTAGGGGAAGAAGTTTTAGATGGTTTTGTTAATGAAATAAGAAACATGAGTGAACTTTAA